DNA sequence from the Nicotiana tomentosiformis chromosome 3, ASM39032v3, whole genome shotgun sequence genome:
agagggcattcagaggtggatacgcatggagtggaaatttcctgagtattgattagcttgctcgaccttgggttcatcttgttgaggtaagtaacagttttaactctggctttgagggtataaacccggagatttgacatcacgtgattgtttggaagtgatacccatgctaggtaacaggcgtgtgggtgtgcaccacgagggattgagacttggtccgtcccgtgaggctgtgaggcctaatggctattatctgtggttatgtgtttatttgttgttgaacttgtttgccttcatgttagagatcatgcttaggctttattcatgctcacattatttgtactcagtcatagaaattattgtacatgtttacctcagtctctattaattgctaatatgcggtgatacttgatgtgggctgtgttcccttatttgttggtgatgatgaggctagtgagatacatgattgagtgaggctgagggcctggttgtgagaatattaataccatagcacgtgagttgtccgcgtagtacgtgagttgaccgtgcggatccaggtatttataccatagcgcgtgagttgtccgcgtagcacgtgagttgaccgtgcggatccaggtattgatattgattgagtgaggccgagggcctggttgtgaggatattaataccatagtgcgtgagttgtctgcgtagcatgtgagttgaccgtgcggatccaggtatttataccatagcgcatgagttttccgcgtagcacatgagttgaccgtgcggatccaggtattgatattgattaagtgaggccgagggcatggttgtgaggatattaataccatagcgcgtgagctatccgcgtagcacatgagttgaccgtgcgggtccaggtattgataccatagcgcgagAGTTgttcgcgtagcacgtgagttgaccgtgcagatccaggtattgatatgatggcacgtgagttgtccgtgcttagcgctttggctttgggagcccctccggagtctgtacacacccccagtgagcgcagagtgttgagtgttttgagtattgagtgctgagtgcgagtgatgagtgatggagtgacactgctgtgaggttgtatttatttgtgttgttgctgcatttatctgttaaacttttttgtggaatttacagagttatggaatttacctatttatttctgcttatttttaaattgtgaaaataaataattggactgttttacttagcttgtcgctattgctcagttccttagttatttctgttacttgctgaggtggttgtactcatgctacaccctacactttatgtgcagattcatgtAAGTTAGAgcacggcgatcgttgagttcaggccgggtATTTGTGgggattgcaaggtagctgctagcgtccgcaggaccttgttactccttttatcatttcttcttttggattgtattgacagttagacagtttcatttcttagttcatagatttagacgctcatgacttagtgacaccccgatgtttggggctcgttttcgtattttctataattatatttagagttgatttagtttatgaaaaattcaaatattgaaatgttttattaaattcttataatcggtttagtagaaatattttggaaagtaggcttgccttgtaacacgataggcgccatcacgaccatggttagattttgggtcgtgacagaaagttgtagccctttgtatctagttgttagaaaggtaaaccatttgtcatttggagttgtgtacgaaaggttatggtggatacactataggctgtccggaaagagtttggaaatctctattgcacagggctaactttggaagcttatatctcgtaatctataaggaattgggagatgagcaacaaattaaagttatagcccttggagtctagttttcagaaagtcaaaccattaaTAATTTGGAGTTtggtacaaaatgttatgaccattatactagaggatatctgagaagagtttgaaaatgactttttaagaatttgttcatcgcgaatgcgaggggggtgtcgcgaatgtgaagaacaaaccccctgggcagcagaataaagtctgAATtcgtcattcttccatttttggactaAGGAAGGTCGGGTGAGGCAATTTTTTGAGAgtttagactcgtggttgaatggacttccggattttgtaacttttgttgagctaaaattcgggtttttatggaaaattagtattttcttatggaattaattccaataaattttattgactgaaatgaattatttgtagctagattcgaggcatttggaggccaattcaagaggtaaaggcataccggagtaaagaattacacggtttgaggtaagtaacacttctaaacttggttatgagggtatgaatccccaaatttggtatgatataaattgtttggaggtaacatacacgataggtgacgagcatgtggacgtgcaccatataaattgtctcttgaataaatcctgtgcagttgtaagattaatgaatcatgttattatctgaacattctccacgtgttagagaaattgagctgaggctcctattaaagatcatgttttatctacgtgccaatattttgggacccatggggtcgtgttgttgttgaattaattgttcaaaaatatatatttcacactcGGTAATAATTGTCcaatgtgaggatatttatgggattgagctgcgcaacgcagtaggccatttggctttatatatgttatttataaatggatcggggttgcccgcctgcagcaggccagaatagctttatacattattattgttctggatcggggttgcccgcctgcagtaggccttattggctttactattttatggatcggggttgcccgctgcagcaggccttataggctttgttattatacggatcgggactgcctgcctatagtaggccatattggctttgtattacgcttgggctgaaggagcccctccggagtctgtacacacccccagcgaGCCTAGATGATCATCAATATtcaggatggacttcccagggcatggacttgccttacttactgtttatatatatatatatatatatatatatatatatatatatatatatatatatatatatatatatatatatatatatatttgggatagattttcccaaggcatggacttgGCTTACATaattgtattgtaatgagttatctagacatggatcttgtcagtatcatttatatttagggataaattatctcagggctggattggccttatacggtactgaataactgattgtcagtcgatgtgtattgatatacgggttggaacacccctgggctggattggccataaacagtactaagtgaccggataatttgtgaccagtatttacatgaggtctttctactgagatgtcatatgcctcatatcatgcagtgttgatctatttcacttgtattgagtttaaccgttgaacttgaaagcatgcctacatttctgtaccattatttttactggactgtacctgtggagctcattatttctttcagcccagaggttagtcttgttacttattgagttagttgtactcatactacactctacacctcgtgtaCGATGATTGCTAGGATTCagagttatttctgttggagaatatcaaggtagctgcttgacgaccgcagacttgattcccttcctgtttagttattgtactgttctatacttcaaacagtgatgtttatcagtcagactatgtatttatattagatgctcatgtactcagtgacaccaggttttgggagtgttatatttgaaattgtgagatttcttccgctgaatttaattattttgttttcaaatttaaaagaaatggtggtttattgagatttttggcttgcctagtattgagataggcgccatcacgacaggtgagattttgggtcgtgataagttggtatcagagcctaggttacataggtctcgcgagtcatgagcaggtttagtagagtcttgcggattagtacggagacgtctgtacttatcttagagaggctgcgaaacccttaggaaaatttcactttcatgtattctgtcgtgcgaattcgTTGATTCTGGAAACTTAATTTATGCTATTCTATTCTTtcccagatggtgaggacacgtactaccagatcggacggtcagccaccagtgccaccagttagggccgcgagaggcccgggccatggtagaggtcggggctgaggtagaggtcgaggtgtagctcgtaccacagttggaccagcacctgtaataccacagttgctccagctcaggagcagatttcgGATAttgctgagccgacaggatcagctcaggcatcAGCTGTAcctattgagattccaggccttcaggagactttggcccagatattagaAGCCTGCAATGGttttgctcaggtggtttcggctcaggacgCACCTGCcatttctcaggccgggggaggtactcatacccctgttgctcgTACTCCAGATATGGTAATGCAGGGACTTCATATACCGGGAGCACtactagcccagccggttgctgctgctcaggccccggtagttcctattatgacagatgatgagcagaggagacttgagagatttgagaggcttcgacctctaccATTTAGCGGTATCGAGTCAGAAGATGCttaggattttctggataggtgtcaatggatgcttcggacaacgggtattctcgagaccagtggggtctcattccctacttttcagttttctagggctgcactcagatggtgggagacttacgagaggcgtaggcctgttggcgcaacaccccttacttggcaacagttctccatggtctttttggagaagttcgtgcctcagtcccgcagagaggagcttcgtcagggtgatatgtccatgATGCAGTACGatatgagattttttgagttgtcTCGTCACgcagtatggttggttcccactgagagggagagaattaagaggttcattgatgtcctcacatatcagctgcaatTACTATTGACTAGggagagagagtatctggtgctacttttgatgaggtagtggacattgcttggcagatagagatggttcgtagcctgGAACGTGGAGAGAAAGtagctaagaggcctcgtggtctagGTGATTACAACGATGTTCCTTcaaggggtcagttttaccgcagtAGGgttcgttcttacagacacgctcagacgagtCGTCTAGTTCACAGTGGTGCATCATCtaaccatggttcatacagttctcatcagagTCAGTCATATCTCAGTGCACTTCCAGCCCCGAGTACGCTCTGTATACCATTAGTTCAAGGATCATATGTACCAGGTCCTTCTGGTAGTCATTCTAGTTCCCGAGGTCCGCCTCAGAACTCGCCACCATTCTTCGAGATggagtgctatgagtgtggagagctgggccatgtgaggaaatattgtccccgccGTATGCAAGGTgcagttcagcagaggagtcaggctactacttctgtaccagttgctccaccacccgctcagccagctcagggtggagctcagtcagctaggggtctcccaagagggggaggaCGATCTGGTGGCGGTCAgggccgattctatgcttttcctgctaggccagatattgttgcttcagatgcagtaatCACATGTATTAtcttagtgtgccacagggaggcatctataatatttgaccctggttttatcatttttttttaatttctggatatgccccgtgagtccttagtttcacttgttcatgtatctatgccaaTGGGCGACACTATAATTATGTACCGGGTATATCAGTCGTGTGTAGGAATTATTGGGGGACGAGACCTGAGTTGGTCTTTTATTGCTTAGCATGGTCAATTTAGATATTAACTGGGTATGGTAAGATATCATATGTTTTGTTATATGGTCTtgggccaagtgggggagtctgctatctacgatttgattgcacgattaggTATGGTATTGATTTTGGTTCGAGGAATACTtattgattagttatgacttgcagaggttgagatcggggatgactcgagtaagaaaatttcttgaatgcgggttacATTGTGCTTTAAGAAagtatgaaaattatggaatgagtaaattgttattttgaaggacgTAGTatacacgaagtatgaatttgattggtcgtgttaaggtagggttacttatttgagtgttgattgtgctaaaagAGCACATGTCCTTCGGCTTGTTAGTGAggtacaatttagatttgagcatagcGGTGTGTTGTGAGGGATTTAGATTTATAGGTACGAGGTGGCAATTCGTTCTTGATAGGAAGATCACAAATTCTGAACCGATTGgtcagtgttatatatttagatgaatgttatagttaCTCGGTAATCCCTAAGAAGAGTGTGCGGTTGAAAAAGGGCCTTTTTGTTTTGATTTACAGATATTCATTGGTATTAcggtactctcctggttgatagACTAATAATATtcaagatattgatactatagcacgtgagttgtccatgcgagtgatgttaatgtgagctctataagagctggttactgttattaaacttgtgtgtatgggttctactatatataataataataatgagcttatagcatcacagttgtggctctgagttatattggtgcggcatgtctatggaacaattgtgtttagtaatataaggtcattgaacctagaatgggtactatcaggtttaatttcggtatattcgggagtataatatttaAAGTCAGCTCAGAAAGTggttatggttctggttggggcgagagagctccgtgacttgttggtctggtaagtggtcatgaaatttcgcatgtttcttttattatcaacagtgtacacaggttttgggatgaggtttggttcgatatgggtttaatactagtatgtggttggttttggagtagtcactgtgaccaggaatggtgctacgagcatgcgattTGTGTAATATAttagttgattatatccgtgattatggttatggcttgatatagcttgttcaaactcatacagtgtgtaaatgtaagattcgtgtcttggaCAGAAATTCTGAAAGATTGGGAATTGAatttccaaggtttatgggctaaagttaaatcaatgatttcagtggtattgtgttgtcaagcctatctggaatagggtggcgtgggtaCACCCcagggtacgtgtgtggtaagatggaacaatgatttgatggcttggaaacaactcttggcacgttcgaggacgaacgtatgtttaagtgggggagatgtAACAAcccagtcggtcgttttgagtattacaaacccatttccccatttactgctcaaattatactttacagttgttgtgtgaattgccggggtaattggtttgggtccggtgaggttttggaatgacttgaacacttagttccaaggtataaagcttaaattaaaaatagtgaccggatgtggacttatgtgtaaatgacctcggatttgaattttgataattccaatagctctgtatggtgattttgggcttaggagcgtgtccaaaatattatgtggaggtccgtagtggaattaggcttgaaatagcgaaagatgaaattttgggaagtttgatcggggggttgacttttttatatcagggccggaatccgattttgaaaattgaaatagcttcgttatgtcaattatgacttgtgtgcaaaatttgaagtcattccagattgatttgatgtgtttcggcacaagatatagaatttaaaatttcaaagttcattaagcttgaatttgggaatgattcgtggctttgatgttatttgatgtgatttgaggcctcgagcaggttcgtgttatgtattgggactggttggtacgattggaccgGGTTTCGAGGGcttcgggtttgattcggggtggttccggaccaagtttggctattttgatgctgctggttgctggttctggtgttgttcttcacgttcgcgaggagcctctcgcggtcgcgaagaaggattttgctgttgggactttgttcttcgcgttcgcgaagaaggaaattttgttgttcgtcATCTAACTTTataggctcatatctcgcaatctataaggaatttggagatgatctaaaagtgaaagttatagctctttgtatctagttttcataaaagtAAACCATTTTTCAATTGGAGTTGTGTACGAAAGGTTATGttagatacactataggctatccgggaagagtttggaaatctctgttgcacagggctgactttggaagcttatatctcgtaatctataaggaattgggagatgagcaacaaatgaaagttatagtccttggagtctaattttcagaaagtcaaaccattaataatttggagttttgtacaaaaggttatgaccattatactagaggttatctaagaagagtttgaaaatgactttttaagaatttgttcatcgcgaacgcgaggggggtgtcgcgaacgcgaagaacaaacccctgggcagcagaataaagtccaaattcgtgtcattcttccatttttgaaccaaggaagctcgggcgaggcgatatttcgagagtttttcatggacaacattgggggtaagaattcctaacttgattttggttaaattacatgaatctatggttgtttttatcatttaattggtgaattaagttggaaaagtttgaaaccctcttagtttaaattaacgatttgagggtcgagttggggtcggattttgataagattggtatggttagactcgtggttgaatgggcttccagattttgtaacttttgtcgagttccgagatatgggccccacaggcgatttttgagctaaatttcgggtttttatggaaaattagcattttcttatggaattaattcaataagttttattgactgaaatgaattatttgtagctagattcgatgtgtttggaggccaattcacgaggtaaAGGCATaccagagtaaagaattacacggtttgaggtcgggtaacacttctaaacttgattctgagggtatgaatccccaaatttggtatgatataaattgtttggaggtgacatacacgataggtgacgagcatgtggacgtgcaccatataaattgtgtcttgaataaatcctgtgcagttataaaattaatgaatcatgttattatctgaatattctccatgtgttagagaattgagctgaggctcctattaaagatcatgttttagctacgtgccaatattttgggacccatggggtcgtgttgttgttgaattaattattcaaaaatatatatttcacactcggtaataattgtccattgtgaggatatttatgggattgagctgcacaATGCAACAagccatttggctttatatatgttattattaaatggatcgggggtGCTCGCatgcagcaggccagaatggatttatacattattattgttctggatcggggctgcccgcctgcagcaggccttattggctttactattttatggatcggagctgcccgcctgcagcaggccttataggctttgttattatacggatcgggact
Encoded proteins:
- the LOC138907989 gene encoding uncharacterized protein — its product is MVFLEKFVPQSRREELRQGDMSMMQYDMRFFELSRHAGERVSGATFDEVVDIAWQIEMVRSLERGEKVAKRPRGLGDYNDVPSRGQFYRSRVRSYRHAQTSRLVHSGASSNHGSYSSHQSQSYLSALPAPSTLCIPLVQGSYVPGPSGSHSSSRGPPQNSPPFFEMECYECGELGHVRKYCPRRMQGAVQQRSQATTSVPVAPPPAQPAQGGAQSARGLPRGGGRSGGGQGRFYAFPARPDIVASDAVITCIILVCHREASIIFDPGFIIFF